A region from the Corylus avellana chromosome ca7, CavTom2PMs-1.0 genome encodes:
- the LOC132188442 gene encoding jacalin-related lectin 19: MESGKDRGNEKKKSIILLGPWGGNGGTSWDDGTYHGVREITLVYDRCIDSIRVVYDKNGKPVTAEKHGGIGGNQTAEIKLQCPEEFLVSVSGHYCPVVHGGGPVIRSLTFKSNRRTFGPYGVEEGTPFTFSMDGGIIVGLSGRSGWHLDAIGFRLSRLQTTKLFQRFQKGLQKLTSSVSKPSASKDGEYKVYT; this comes from the coding sequence TCGGACCATGGGGTGGAAATGGTGGGACCAGCTGGGACGATGGGACCTACCATGGTGTGAGAGAAATCACGCTTGTTTATGACCGTTGCATCGACTCGATCCGTGTGGTCTACGATAAGAACGGGAAGCCCGTCACAGCAGAAAAGCACGGAGGCATCGGAGGCAATCAAACGGCCGAGATTAAGCTGCAATGCCCAGAGGAGTTCCTAGTGAGTGTGAGCGGCCACTATTGCCCGGTGGTGCACGGCGGCGGCCCGGTGATCCGATCACTCACATTCAAGAGCAACAGAAGAACATTTGGGCCGTACGGAGTGGAAGAAGGGACGCCGTTCACTTTTTCGATGGACGGAGGAATAATCGTTGGCCTCAGTGGGAGAAGCGGTTGGCATCTGGACGCCATCGGATTCCGTTTATCCCGTCTCCAAACAACAAAACTCTTCCAAAGGTTTCAGAAGGGTCTTCAAAAGCTCACCAGCTCTGTTTCTAAACCTTCCGCCTCCAAGGACGGTGAATATAAAGTTTACACCTAA